From the genome of Methylomonas sp. UP202, one region includes:
- the rpsB gene encoding 30S ribosomal protein S2, protein MAAVSMRQMLEAGVHFGHQTRYWNPKMASYLFGARNKIHIINLEHTLPLFNDAMNYLGQMTANKGTILFVGTKKAARKVVAEEAARCGMPYVNHRWLGGMLTNFKTIKKSINRLKELEAMKADGTLYQRFSKKEALGMERELDKLERSLGGIKDMRGIPDAIFVLDVGYEKNAIMEAKKLGIPVVGVVDSNNSPDNIDYVIPGNDDSIRAVTLYCQSAAAAILEAKALRMDAGGKSDDFVEEVVAEA, encoded by the coding sequence ATGGCAGCAGTGTCAATGCGTCAAATGCTGGAAGCGGGTGTGCACTTCGGTCACCAAACCCGTTACTGGAACCCCAAAATGGCTTCATATTTGTTTGGAGCTCGTAACAAAATTCATATCATCAATCTGGAACACACCTTGCCGTTGTTCAACGATGCGATGAACTATTTAGGTCAAATGACCGCTAATAAAGGTACCATATTGTTCGTGGGTACCAAAAAAGCTGCCCGTAAAGTCGTGGCTGAAGAAGCGGCGCGTTGCGGCATGCCTTATGTCAACCATCGGTGGTTGGGCGGCATGTTGACCAACTTCAAGACCATTAAGAAATCGATCAATCGCTTGAAGGAACTGGAAGCGATGAAAGCCGACGGCACACTGTATCAACGCTTCAGCAAAAAAGAAGCCCTGGGCATGGAGCGCGAGCTGGATAAACTGGAGCGTAGCTTGGGCGGTATTAAGGATATGCGCGGCATACCCGATGCGATTTTCGTTTTGGATGTCGGATACGAAAAAAATGCCATTATGGAAGCCAAGAAATTGGGCATTCCCGTGGTTGGCGTTGTCGATTCGAACAACTCTCCAGACAACATTGATTACGTCATTCCCGGTAATGACGATTCGATACGCGCCGTTACCTTGTATTGCCAAAGTGCGGCCGCGGCGATTTTGGAAGCTAAAGCCTTGCGGATGGATGCCGGCGGCAAGTCCGACGACTTCGTCGAAGAAGTCGTAGCGGAAGCGTAA
- the map gene encoding type I methionyl aminopeptidase, whose protein sequence is MRSGAAPCFFNHYNPRMTISIKNADEIAKMRVAGKLAAEVLEMIAPHVVAGVTTEALDKICHDYIVDVQHAVPAPLNYRGFPKSICTSVNHQICHGIPSEKKLKNGDIVNVDITVIKDGYHGDTSKMFCIGDVSPHAKRLVDVTRECLMLGIAEVRPGKHFGDIGLSIQKHAEAHRYSVVREFCGHGIGKQFHEEPHVMHFGKQGEGAMFEPGMIFTIEPMINLGKRHMKILGDGWTAVTKDHSLSAQWEHTILVTETGHEILTLRQEEL, encoded by the coding sequence ATGCGATCCGGCGCAGCTCCTTGTTTTTTCAACCATTACAACCCTCGAATGACTATCAGCATTAAGAACGCCGACGAAATCGCCAAAATGCGCGTGGCCGGAAAATTAGCCGCCGAAGTACTGGAAATGATTGCACCGCATGTCGTTGCCGGCGTGACCACCGAAGCGCTCGATAAAATTTGCCATGATTACATCGTGGACGTTCAACACGCCGTACCGGCACCACTGAATTATCGCGGCTTTCCGAAATCGATCTGCACGTCGGTCAATCACCAAATCTGCCACGGCATTCCGAGCGAAAAGAAACTAAAAAACGGTGACATCGTCAATGTCGATATCACGGTCATCAAGGATGGCTACCATGGCGACACCAGCAAAATGTTTTGCATCGGCGATGTCAGCCCGCACGCCAAGCGCCTGGTGGACGTCACGCGCGAATGCCTGATGCTGGGAATTGCCGAAGTCCGCCCCGGCAAGCATTTTGGAGACATTGGGCTTTCGATTCAAAAACATGCGGAGGCCCATCGTTATTCGGTGGTCAGAGAGTTCTGCGGGCACGGCATCGGCAAACAATTTCACGAAGAACCCCACGTCATGCATTTCGGTAAGCAGGGCGAAGGTGCGATGTTCGAGCCAGGCATGATTTTCACGATAGAGCCGATGATCAACCTCGGCAAGCGCCACATGAAAATCCTCGGTGACGGCTGGACCGCAGTCACCAAGGATCACAGCCTTTCAGCACAATGGGAACACACGATTCTGGTCACCGAAACCGGCCACGAAATACTCACCCTGAGGCAAGAGGAGCTGTGA